The Gopherus evgoodei ecotype Sinaloan lineage unplaced genomic scaffold, rGopEvg1_v1.p scaffold_34_arrow_ctg1, whole genome shotgun sequence genome window below encodes:
- the THAP8 gene encoding THAP domain-containing protein 8 produces MPKYCRAPNCSNSAGQRRPGGERLSFYRFPLHNPERLQQWLSQMNQEKWVPTRYQHLCSEHFAPSCFEYRWGVRYLKPDAVPTIFQLSEKPLKRENPARPPCEKQAKKLIVENSMDRTSQGPQTVAAHPTPDTLEALAIAIDPGLSSAPIYVEAQPSISDLDLHALSSPLVGAVNLMPLVQIMEPLNAVALAMASPTEGVESIPIHLPGQPFPPAMDQRVDFSVEASPDSFVTDVPEQFATEIMVSCEDAAVMDQPEGTFTADQPHTLVATVDPQEIADQGTLFIENVSIQPLLETDPSTAAVLSSLQVSTTQMVAYFETIPTAPVVSSSTMGPLTSSASPPETVLSSALTVPIVSTVPIVSNYAAGSLDDDDSSTIEVELCAETLEEQLEEHRYHKNELTTQQLVDLVMGLQKKVKVLQQRHRRHCTKLEAMEGVVEQLRKESLVSDEKLKLLEMACLQSSAVMPESGSTVAIICQEEDRALVYAVPQLPEEGNETIIHLEEQ; encoded by the exons ATGCCCAAGTACTGCCGGGCGCCGAACTGCTCCAACTCGGCCGGGCAGCGCCGGCCGGGCGGCGAGCGCCTCAGCTTCTATAG GTTTCCCTTGCATAACCCAGAACGACTCCAACAATGGCTCTCTCAGATGAACCAAGAGAAGTGGGTACCCACCAGATACCAGCATTTATGCAGTGAGCACTTTGCTCCGTCATGTTTTGAATACAGGTGGGGGGTTCGCTATCTAAAGCCTGATGCTGTCCCCACTATCTTTCAACTGTCCGAAAAACCCCTG AAAAGGGAGAATCCTGCCAGGCCCCCATGTGAAAAACAGGCCAAGAAGCTAATTGTTGAGAACAGCATGGACAGGACCTCGCAGGGGCCACAAACTGTGGCAGCCCACCCCACTCCGGACACACTGGAAGCTCTCGCCATAGCTATCGACCCGGGTCTGTCCTCAGCCCCGATCTATGTGGAAGCCCAGCCCTCTATCTCGGATCTGGACCTCcatgccctctcctcccctctggtCGGGGCAGTGAACCTGATGCCTCTTGTTCAGATCATGGAGCCACTCAACGCTGTGGCACTGGCCATGGCCTCACCCACGGAGGGTGTAGAGTCCATCCCCATCCATCTCCCAGGCCAACCGTTCCCTCCTGCCATGGACCAGCGTGTGGATTTCTCCGTGGAGGCCTCTCCGGACTCTTTTGTGACGGACGTGCCCGAGCAGTTTGCCACAGAGATCATGGTCTCTTGTGAGGACGCTGCTGTAATGGACCAGCCTGAGGGCACCTTCACTGCTGATCAGCCGCATACCCTAGTGGCCACGGTGGACCCACAGGAGATTGCAGACCAGGGCACCCTCTTCATTGAGAACGTGTCCATACAGCCCCTTCTGGAAACTGACCCTTCCACCGCAGCTGTCCTCAGCTCCCTGCAGGTGTCGACCACCCAGATGGTGGCGTATTTTGAAACCATCCCCACTGCGCCGGTGGTGTCCTCCAGCACCATGGGGCCGCTGACGTCCAGTGCGTCTCCTCCCGAGACCGTGTTGTCCTCGGCCTTGACAGTGCCCATAGTCTCAACGGTGCCCATAGTGTCGAACTATGCTGCCGGCTCCCTGGATGATGACGACTCCTCCACCATCGAGGTGGAGCTCTGTGCTGAAACCCTGGAGGAGCAGCTCGAGGAGCACCGCTACCACAAGAACGAGCTGACCACCCAGCAGCTGGTCGACCTAGTGATGGGCCTGCAGAAGAAGGTCAAGGTGCTGCAGCAGCGACACCGGCGTCACTGCACCAAACTGGAAGCCATGGAGGGCGTGGTGGAGCAGCTGAGGAAGGAGAGCCTGGTGTCGGATGAGAAGCTCAAGCTGCTGGAGATG